The following are encoded in a window of Fusarium oxysporum f. sp. lycopersici 4287 chromosome 5, whole genome shotgun sequence genomic DNA:
- a CDS encoding hypothetical protein (At least one base has a quality score < 10) yields the protein MAAAARLTFLSPQVLRGLRATPRSAAGFARHRGTFARRRGKAVEPQPLRADTTAKLNASHPLTSETPTRPEPESSTTQESVQATPDKSVSTNEAAASTSSKQQPKENETAKEEQQARTAREEAKQSGPLEAVLHIEPPETAKKTTTTRPGPAMCPPPYVHHFDTYSLVKQLQEGGYTQEQATTSMKAIRTLLAENLDIAQSTLVSKSDVENETYLFTAACSELSTEIKNNRRLEEEQLRQQRTHLQHEVDILTQSLNQEVHTLNDNVRGSFNDRKMAVREEQKSVESSVRILSDIGKIW from the exons ATGGCGGCCGCTGCTCGGTTGACCTTCTTAAGCCCGCAGGTTCTGCGAGGCCTACGTGCGACGCCCCGATCTGCCGCTGGCTTTGCTCGACATAGAGGTACTTTCGCGCGCAGGAGAGGAAAAGCTGTTGAGCCTCAACCCCTAAGGGCAGATACGACCGCCAAGCTTAATGCCTCGCACCCACTCACTAGCGAAACTCCTACTCGTCCCGAGCCCGAGAGCAGCACGACACAAGAGTCGGTACAGGCGACGCCAGATAAGTCAGTGTCGACGAACGAGGCTGCTGCATCGACGAGCAGTAAGCAACAACCTAAGGAGAACGAGACAGCGAAGGAGGAACAACAAGCCAGAACAGCCCGGGAAGAGGCAAAACAGAGCGGTCCCCTTGAAGCAGTACTGCATATAGAACCACCAGAAACAGccaagaagacgacgacgacaagacCAGGGCCGGCCATGTGCCCACCGCCCTACGTCCACCATTTCGATACCTACTCGCTCGTGAAGCAATTACAAGAAGGGGGCTATACACAGGAGCAAGCCACAACATCAATGAAGGCGATTCGAACGTTGCTTGCAGAGAATCTCGACATAGCGCAGTCAACTCTTGTCAGCAAGAGCGATGTGGAAAAT GAAACATACCTTTTCACAGCGGCTTGTTCAGAGTTGAGCACTGAGATTAAGAATAACCGAcggcttgaagaagagcagctACGACAACAGCGAACACACCTACAGCACGAGGTCGACATCTTGACGCAATCACTCAACCAGGAGGTTCATACACTTAATGACAATGTTCGAGGTTCATTTAACGATCGCAAAATGGCTGTCAGAGAAGAACAGAAAAGCGTCGAGAGCTCTGTAAGGATCCTTTCCGATATCGGCAAGATTTGGTGA
- a CDS encoding hypothetical protein (At least one base has a quality score < 10) — translation MAAAARLTFLSPQVLRGLRATPRSAAGFARHRGTFARRRGKAVEPQPLRADTTAKLNASHPLTSETPTRPEPESSTTQESVQATPDKSVSTNEAAASTSSKQQPKENETAKEEQQARTAREEAKQSGPLEAVLHIEPPETAKKTTTTRPGPAMCPPPYVHHFDTYSLVKQLQEGGYTQEQATTSMKAIRTLLAENLDIAQSTLVSKSDVENETYLFTAACSELSTEIKNNRRLEEEQLRQQRTHLQHEVDILTQSLNQEVHTLNDNVRGSFNDRKMAVREEQKSVESSIQQINYKISIVLSSDAKSEIEAVRWILIRRSVLGILFMAVLTLGTLRYATYVSHERQKEADRIKKEEEEKRRNGGKQDRATDADAIAILAAN, via the exons ATGGCGGCCGCTGCTCGGTTGACCTTCTTAAGCCCGCAGGTTCTGCGAGGCCTACGTGCGACGCCCCGATCTGCCGCTGGCTTTGCTCGACATAGAGGTACTTTCGCGCGCAGGAGAGGAAAAGCTGTTGAGCCTCAACCCCTAAGGGCAGATACGACCGCCAAGCTTAATGCCTCGCACCCACTCACTAGCGAAACTCCTACTCGTCCCGAGCCCGAGAGCAGCACGACACAAGAGTCGGTACAGGCGACGCCAGATAAGTCAGTGTCGACGAACGAGGCTGCTGCATCGACGAGCAGTAAGCAACAACCTAAGGAGAACGAGACAGCGAAGGAGGAACAACAAGCCAGAACAGCCCGGGAAGAGGCAAAACAGAGCGGTCCCCTTGAAGCAGTACTGCATATAGAACCACCAGAAACAGccaagaagacgacgacgacaagacCAGGGCCGGCCATGTGCCCACCGCCCTACGTCCACCATTTCGATACCTACTCGCTCGTGAAGCAATTACAAGAAGGGGGCTATACACAGGAGCAAGCCACAACATCAATGAAGGCGATTCGAACGTTGCTTGCAGAGAATCTCGACATAGCGCAGTCAACTCTTGTCAGCAAGAGCGATGTGGAAAAT GAAACATACCTTTTCACAGCGGCTTGTTCAGAGTTGAGCACTGAGATTAAGAATAACCGAcggcttgaagaagagcagctACGACAACAGCGAACACACCTACAGCACGAGGTCGACATCTTGACGCAATCACTCAACCAGGAGGTTCATACACTTAATGACAATGTTCGAGGTTCATTTAACGATCGCAAAATGGCTGTCAGAGAAGAACAGAAAAGCGTCGAGAGCTCT ATTCAACAAATAAATTACAAGATCAGCATTGTTCTCAGTAGCGATGCTAAATCAGAAATCGAGGCAGTTAGATGGATTCTTATCCGTCGCTCTGTTCTAGGAATACTGTTCATGGCTGTTTTGACGCTTGGTACACTTCGATATGCCACATATGTTAGCCATGAACGACAAAAAGAAGCAGATCGtatcaagaaagaagaggaagagaagcgaaGAAACGGCGGAAAGCAGGATCGCGCTACGGATGCTGATGCGATTGCAATTCTGGCTGCCAACTAA
- a CDS encoding hypothetical protein (At least one base has a quality score < 10), producing the protein MATMAAAARDISQASLSRDNLTAVAARSVPATVTRPQQPLPTPPNSISPNLPPHGLKAQLQKAKLEPIDSDLDLHEPSDRRRSISPGLEASGAITGSLLAKYHLPEILLNHGPLAIRHIMGYLTTSVPGFSGIPPTKARRLVVGALEGRGGEGGGLDGEVEFEKVGWGRWDARKRGQPSRHRQGTPPSSYGAGIPIGNNGGRGQDRPRLSIASSNGDSVQYSHDDNDIYMMEHEADKMSMDGSGSASCSEAPDDDVVMNDDPEDATDDEDWATMGAAALRAESYPNQAAAQTDHGFRSSSAYAPGGLRSFSASSGMARPPQTLNIDFSALAGTSDAQEREAVEALLQLGSV; encoded by the coding sequence ATGGCTACAATGGCAGCGGCTGCTCGTGATATCTCCCAGGCCTCCTTGAGCCGAGACAACTTAACTGCTGTAGCGGCTCGGAGTGTCCCTGCGACTGTGACACGACCTCAACAACCCCTTCCTACTCCCCCCAACTCCATCTCTCCCAACCTGCCGCCTCATGGCCTCAAGGCGCAGCTCCAAaaggccaagcttgagcCTATTGACTCAGACCTGGACCTTCACGAGCCGTCGGATCGACGACGTTCGATCTCGCCTGGCCTCGAGGCTTCGGGTGCTATCACTGGCTCTCTCCTTGCCAAATACCACCTGCCAGAGATCCTGCTCAACCATGGTCCCTTGGCTATCAGACACATCATGGGGTACCTGACCACTTCGGTACCCGGATTCTCTGGAATCCCCCCAACAAAGGCGCGGAGACTAGTCGTGGGAGCTTTGGAgggacgaggaggagaaggaggcgGACTGGATGGAGAGGTGGAATTTGAAAAGGTGGGATGGGGCCGATGGGATGCTCGTAAGCGAGGACAGCCTTCTCGACACCGACAAGGAACTCCTCCTTCATCCTACGGCGCGGGCATCCCCATCGGCAACAACGGCGGTAGGGGTCAGGACCGGCCCAGACTCAGCATTGCGTCAAGCAACGGGGATTCGGTGCAGTATTCTCATGATGATAACGACATTTACATGATGGAGCATGAGGCCGACAAGATGTCCATGGATGGATCTGGATCTGCTTCGTGCTCCGAGGCTCcggatgatgatgtcgtTATGAACGATGATCCTGAGGATGCGACGGATGACGAGGATTGGGCTACCATGGGGGCTGCTGCTCTTCGAGCCGAGTCTTACCCTAACCAGGCGGCAGCTCAGACAGACCATGGCTTCCGATCCTCTTCTGCATATGCACCAGGTGGACTTCGTTCGTTCTCTGCCAGCTCCGGCATGGCTCGCCCACCTCAAACACTCAACATCGACTTCTCGGCGTTGGCGGGCACCTCTGACGCACAGGAGCGGGAGGCCGTCGAGGCGCTCCTGCAGCTCGGTTCTGTATAA
- a CDS encoding pH-response transcription factor pacC/RIM101 has translation MSPPAPEQKPQLQQQQQQGSSSGDSSSGSANDSKSVTPAPSATSNTSQSSTAPSTSSDDNLICRWNACNQKFPAPEALYEHICERHVGRKSTNNLNLTCQWNSCRTTTVKRDHITSHIRVHVPLKPHKCEFCGKSFKRPQDLKKHVKTHADDSVLVRPSQDPQGGLNYRPQPPKGMSHLDSSPRLWSSGFPSLEANPPPGPSSYYDHTGQMRTNAAAFAHQAGHPSGGYYAPQPSTNYGLYFNQPPINNARTEHLGYSAAAGGYDRKRTYDMVDDFFGSAKRRQIDPSSYAQIGRSLMPLHGNLSVPNGPMTATEQYMPQPAPAPVHAGPTPSQNPLAQQYYLPMPSARTQKDLIHIDTILGQMQDTIYENANHATAGVHIHHAENGFNGYRNTPSPPTSHSMASPLTAISSTGTPAVTPPSSSMSYTSGHSPSPSSSAMSPQSRHGSTASVMYPTLPTSLPAVSQGFGHSATTTLGPSFDGSERRRYSGGMLQRARAGPLPLPHEDTSGASTPKASESALSVGSPSSESDVSDATREREEQYDRWLENMRVIETLREYVRGRLERKEFVDDNESPRSSHSDAMDVDPKSPQAPPRELGTPREGSSLYPILRMPGA, from the exons ATGTCTCCTCCCGCTCCAGAGCAGAAGcctcagcttcaacaacaacaacagcaggGCTCATCATCAGGAGATTCATCTTCTGGCAGTGCCAATGACTCAAAGTCTGTGACGCCTGCTCCTAGCGCCACATCTAATACATCCCAGAGCAGCACTGCtccctcaacatcaagcgACGATAACCTTATCTGCCGATGGAATGCTTGCAACCAAAAGTTCCCTGCTCCCGAGGCTCTCTAC GAGCATATTTGCGAGCGCCATGTTGGTCGCAAGAGCAcaaacaacctcaacttgACTTGCCAGTGGAACTCTTGCCGAACTACCACGGTCAAGCGAGACCACATCACCTCGCACATCCGTGTCCATGTTCCTCTCAAGCCTCACAAGTGTGAGTTCTGCGGCAAGTCTTTCAAGCGTCCTCAGGACTTGAAGAAGCATGTCAAG ACCCATGCCGATGACTCTGTACTTGTTCGCCCATCCCAGGATCCTCAAGGTGGACTCAACTACAGGCCACAGCCTCCAAAGGGTATGTCTCATCTCGACTCTAGTCCACGGCTGTGGTCCTCCGGTTTTCCTTCCCTCGAGGCTAATCCGCCCCCAGGCCCCTCTAGCTACTATGATCACACTGGCCAGATGCGAACTAACGCAGCAGCCTTTGCTCATCAGGCAGGCCATCCTAGTGGCGGTTACTACGCTCCCCAACCCTCTACCAACTATGGTCTCTACTTCAACCAGCCTCCTATCAACAATGCCCGTACCGAGCACCTTGGATACAGCGCTGCTGCCGGCGGTTATGACCGAAAGCGCACCTACGACATGGTTGACGACTTCTTCGGCAGCGCCAAGCGTCGACAGATCGATCCTTCGTCTTATGCCCAGATTGGTCGTTCCTTGATGCCCCTCCATGGCAACCTCTCCGTTCCCAACGGTCCTATGACTGCTACCGAGCAGTACATGCCTCAGCCTGCTCCCGCACCGGTCCACGCTGGTCCTACTCCTAGCCAAAACCCCTTGGCTCAGCAATACTACCTGCCCATGCCCAGCGCGCGAACTCAGAAGGATCTCATTCACATCGACACCATTCTTGGCCAGATGCAAGACACCATCTACGAGAATGCTAACCACGCTACTGCTGGTGTCCACATTCATCACGCTGAAAACGGCTTCAACGGTTACCGCAACACTCCTTCGCCTCCTACCTCTCACAG CATGGCCTCGCCTCTGACGGCCATCTCATCTACCGGCACTCCTGCTGTTACACCGCCCTCCAGCTCCATGTCATACACATCTGGTCACTCACCAAGCCCATCATCCTCTGCCATGTCTCCTCAGTCCCGCCACGGCTCAACTGCCTCAGTCATGTACCCCACTCTCCCCACAAGCCTCCCTGCTGTTAGCCAGGGCTTCGGCCACTCTGCTACAACCACTCTTGGCCCTAGCTTTGACGGCAGTGAGCGTCGCCGTTACTCTGGTGGTATGCTCCAGCGAGCTCGTGCTGGtcctctgcctctgcctcaTGAGGACACCAGTGGTGCTTCCACTCCCAAGGCTAGCGAGTCTGCTCTGTCTGTTGGCTCTCCCTCTTCAGAGTCTGATGTCAGTGATGCTACCCGTGAGCGTGAGGAGCAGTATGACCGCTGGCTCGAGAACATGCGGGTCATTGAGACTCTTCGCGAGTACGTCCGTGGACGTCTGGAGCGCAAGGAGTTTGTGGACGACAACGAGTCGCCACGATCTAGCCACTCTGACGCTATGGATGTTGACCCAAAGAGCCCTCAAGCTCCCCCCAGAGAACTGGGTACCCCCCGTGAGGGATCCTCTCTGTACCCTATCCTTCGCATGCCTGGCGCTTAG